In Zingiber officinale cultivar Zhangliang chromosome 1A, Zo_v1.1, whole genome shotgun sequence, the DNA window AAGTTGAGAAATTAAAGAGGTAAATTGTATTTTACTAAGTCTGAAGGGTTTTAATGGAAAGTATCTTTGACCATTTGATTAACTAATTAGGATCCCTCGACGTCACGCCGTTTGTTAAGATGACAGGCTGATGGGCGCGTAGCGTCGAACACCTCCGCCGCATCCTCTCCTCCCCGCCGCTCTTTTAACCCCGAGGCGGTGGGGATGGAGGCGGAGATGGAGACGGGGTCCGAGATAGAGTGGTTGCCCGTGGACCTCCTCGCCTACATCTTCTCGCTCGCCCTCTCCTTTAGGGATTTGGCTCGGTAAGCGTCTCAATTTAGCCCTATTTTTCCTTTTTCGTGGTTGAATCGAGTCGCTGGGTTTCATTAAATGCGTTTGGATTTGCAAGGGCGAGCGGAGTTTGTCGGAAGTGGCGGCGTGGGGTGGCGGAGTCGCTTGCGAGGAAGGAGCGGCTCAGCTTCGCTGGGTGGAAGGTGGATGACGAGTCCGCCTCCAGGGTCGTGCAGGCTTCCTACAATATAAAGGAGCTGGATAtgtaccttcttctcctcctcctccttcttcttccctttttctcaCTCGATTTCGATTCCTTTCCTTCTATTATTCTACTTAAAAACGCTGGTTTCGGTCGCAAATTGATTAGTTATGAGGAGGTGGAAGAGATCAGTtagttaattttcttttaatGCAAAGTTTCGTGCATTCGATGTTATCTTTTTTATTCGATCTCAGAGCTGGATAAGCATCTCCTTCTTtccctttgtttctttgtttggaTTTTTCCCCCTTGTATTATGCTTAAAAACGCTGATTTTGGTTGCAAATTCGTTAGTGACGAGGTTGAAGAGATCAAATAGTTAATTTTTATTGTAATATGAAGAATAGCTCTTCTTCTGggaaatttgaatttttttgtcctttttaatttgttatctttttaatttgataaaaatttcttctttttttgttgTTGCAGTTCCAGGAGTTGTTGGGGTTGCCAGATAACTGACGAAGGGCTGCATAAGATTTCACAAACAAAATGCGTTGGTAATCTATTATCCATATCAATGTGGGGCATGACTGGAATCACCGATAAAGGAGTAATTCAATTGGTCTGTACTTCTCCCTTATACTTATTCCAATAAGCTGTGGACTAGTTTCAGTTTAAATATGCTgaattggttgattgaaatattGTAAGTGACCACTAGTTCTTTCTTATGCTACAATAGGGAAAATGTTTGAGTTGGGCAAGTAGATCGATTTTAAGCAATTCTGAATTGTATATTTCCTTATCCTTCTAGCTGGTCAATTACTATCTGCCATGGTCTTTTTCATActtgttctttttatttttttggacCTTGCTGCTCTTCACTTATATTTGATTGTATTCAGGTGACGAGAGCTAATTCCTTACAGCACCTGAATGTTGGGGGTACATTTATTACAAATGAATCTTTGTATGCAGTTGCCAATAGTTGTCCACATGTCAAGGTATTATCTTAAATGCATAATTTGCTACTCGATCCGATTTCcacatttctttaaaatacagTTGCAAACTTGTATATCACTTTACAACTGATTGTGTTAGAGTTCTACCACTGATAGTTTTACTCGCTACTGTTGATCCGGTCTAAAAGCTGTGAAAATGGCGAGCTGGGaaaggtggctctgatgttgacTTGGAGAAGACTTTGCTAGGGAGAAATGACGATGCATGGCGCTCCTTTACGGCTCCTTTCTGCGCACACTCGAGAGTGCCAACAAAACATTAGGGCAAAAACTAAGGGGTCCTAacgtaggccctccgacgctcaagtcaatagaTGACCGAGTGAAAAGTGGAGAAGATTAAGAGTAAAATCCGAGTGGGTGCTGTAAAGTTGGCTTAGAATGTATTGCGTATCTAGCTAGCGaagaaaactcccttttatatcacctctcataaccttCGCAATAATGAGGCGACAAGGAATATTCAGTGTCAGAAGCTGTCGGTTGATGGAAGGCGTACAGTCTTCCTTCGAGGAATCTTCCGTTACATGCATACGAACAGTCTTTTGTAATCTCCGCAATAATGATAGAAGCTAAGCACACCCTCCTAAGAAGGTTGTGTTGCATGTATATGTCAAATATCAGAATATTCGCTAACGAATAATTGTTATTCGGACATGTTGTTGTGATTCTTTGACAATACGGTCTTCTAAGGAAGTTCGATCGGCAAGTTCGATCGGATCTTTTGTTGTATATTATATTGGCATATCAATACATAAACAGCAGGGTACCGAGTCTCGTAAGGTCGTCCACCCCCTAATATTGAAACAATAGGGTGCCAAGTCTCATAGGCTCGGCCAACTATATGATCGACCGACCATATGCTGGGATACTTGCCTCTAAAGGATGGGGAACTGAATCCCGAGAGATACGATCGATACTTTAAGCCGATCGTCCGTATGATAGTAGGTTTGCTTTTAAAGTGATAATCTGAGATATGGAAGTTCGGCCGAGTCTATAATGAGAATTGTCTTATACATTTATCTTCTGTACACATGAGAAATGAGTGTGCTGAGCTATATAAACATAATTGGTGTTGTTACCGAccgactatatgaaggagggTTGTCTTGTACGCTCGTCTGGCCATAGGGCCAATCGGGTTATGTGTACGTATTGGTATTGAGCCCCTTAGATTTGACTGATTTTAGGGTTGACCGTGTACTATGAGAATGGGAAGTTGGGTCTTCTAAATCTGGCCTGACTTATGACTAATTGGATTTGTGGTAGGCAGGGCCATCCCTTAAATCCAATTGACTATTGGTTGATTGGATATATAAAAGCTGTCTTATCACATGAATGGAGCACTAGGTCCCTTGGATCCAATCGGCTCTTTGGCCGGTTATCCTCATACTGAAGGTCTTAGCGTTGGGCGAGGAGCAATAATCCTATTGAGAGTGATCGGCTGCCACCtccccttgactttgactgccacctCACTTTTACTATCACGTCATACCTTGTCTGCTCGTAACATCCTGTATGGCTGTATCAACTGTGATTgtagtttgtttgttttttccgctttagtttaatttttgttcGTTGTATCTCACGTCTCACTGAATTTGAGGTATCTTCACTCACTATGGATGGATTATATAGTTTTATTCTAActgatttgctttgttttgagAGTTCAATTGTTTGGTGAgttctacataactagatgtagATGTAAAAGTAGTTCATTTTGACAATGCCCTCCTCGCATGACCATCATTACTTGAAATACAAAATTTCAGTACAGCGATCACTTTGCACAACTAATATCATGAACTGGTGGTTCTTGTACAAAATTTCAATTCGCTCCCGAGTATTTCAGCAACATGGAAACCTTGTATTTATTCATCTGGTGTGTCACCCACAGAGAAGCTAACTGTATAAGGGAATAATGATGATGATAGACAATGATTTTCTTTGATGATTCGCGTGGTACATGATAATCTCTGGAACTTATATTTTTCAGACTATCGTTCTATGGAGCTGCCGCCATGTCACGGAGCAGGGCCTCACCATGCTCGTCAAGAAGTGTCGGAAGCTCGAATCGATCAATGTTTGGGGCATGAGGCTGTCTGTAGATTGCTTTGTGAGCTTGCTTGCCATCAGCCCTGCTTTGAAGATAAAACCTATCACCCAGCAACTTGGTGTTTGGCCAGTGGCATAAGCAACTTGATTGACGTTGCACTATTTGTTCTCTTCGCAAGTGTGCATAAGTAATGATTTTTCTGTTCATAAATAAATTGCCTTAATTGTGTATAGACAAAGAAATATAATGATATTGTTCTTGTAAATCCTAAATCCTGAATTGTGATGTAGAGAGTTTAACAAGGTGAAGTTTAGCTGGAACCCGATAAGGTTCTGAATAAACAAGCTCGGCTCCATAGAAGGATCTTCGGTAGTCAACTCAATTTGTGTCATTTTACTGTTGACTAAAAAaactaaattgaaataatttgataTCATATAGGCATTCATTTGTTCCCCTTATCAATCTCATAAGAAAACTAAAATAATGAAGTATTCACGCTAATAACACATGAAGTTCTTTTCAACTACTCTGACCATTCACTTAAAGCCTCCTTCGAGTTAGTTCTATCATCAATCTTGTGCCCAATCCTccacctttttttttcttattttgttttgGATATATTGCGAAATGGTAGCAAATATATATTTAAGGTAGGTTAATGGTGGCAAAGCTCAGGCACCTCACATGAGTGGTCCCACAATTAATTTGTATAGAGGTAAATTAGAAAATTGAAACGGATGCTCATGTGGGAGAGTGGTATGATCAGACGGATTTTATTAGGATTTGACTCTTGCTTATTATGAAAATTCTACCACATCATAATTTGTTCGGCTATGCCTTAGAGATATATTTAAGGTAGattaaatatattaataaaactaaaaaaatcaaaaaaatatatttagaaaaataaattcaagGTTACTAAAATCTTTAAAGTAGTTAAAGTTtgagaaatttatttttttaaaaaaaaatatttaaatatttgttatgtgttttttaaaaaaataaaattttgtgataaatatgtttaaaaaaaattaaaatatattttttggatTAGTAATTTGCTTtgtcaaaaaaatatataaaaaattatgcgTTCGCAGCTTCGATCATAGCTCTATTTTTAGTGGATTCTCCGCTTCGCTTCTCGACGCCTCCCTCGTTTCGCCAATTCGAGGAAGAGCGGAAAAGAAGAAGCagcggaagaagaagaaataggagcGAAaggatcttcttcttctccggctCATGGGTTCGAGTTGTTCGGGATCTCGGCATCGTCGTCCGGGTTGCGAGCGGTGGTGGAAGCAGCCGCGGGACCTGGCGAGATTTTGATCCAGGATCCGATCTTTGCCGGACCTTTTTTTACTTGTTTATTTCTTGATTTCATCTCCTATTTCGTTCTGGGCGTGTGATTATTCGGTGTAAGAGGTGGGTGGCGATGTCGAGCTGGAGGTATCGGGCCGGGTTGTTTCTCATAGTTGGGGTGGTCGTCATTTGGGTCGCCTCAGCCGAAGTCACACAGGTTTATGCTGAATCCGTTTCATAAGTTCTTTGTTTTTTCAATGTGGAAAAATTCCTGTGTGTTAATCTATCATATCTTGCTATGCTTTTAGTTTTGCTTTAGGTAGCATTAATCCTAAAAATGTAGGACTTTTCTACTCATGAGGAGGAATCATGTGTAGATTTCACTTATGGTTTATAAGATGAACTTTTGAAATTTAAGAGCTAGATCCAAGGACTTGTATTCAGGAACCTTTGTTGAACTATAAATGCCTTAGTCGAATCTGCACTCTTTTCTTTCATAGCATCCAAGCTTCAGTCCGAGTTCATTGAAAGCTTGACTGATGAACAGCCAAGTGACATTATTCCAAAAATCAAGAGAGCACAATGTAACGAACAGTTTAATCTGATTGCCTTTGATTTGAGTGTTCATACTTCAGTTGTTTAACTCTGATGCTCTATTGTTTGCTGAAGTGTCTGGGATAGATGTTACACTAATTAACAATAAAGAAGATGTTCGAATGGTGAAGGAATGCATAAGACACAGCAGATGTTTACAATCTCCGTTAATGTGCTGATGAAGCACAATTAAATTTGTAGATGAAGCTTCTACAAGGAAATACTGAGATAATTCTGTCATTATTCTCAATTGACTGAAATTCGACTTTGTTCATAAGAGTTATAATAAAAGCTTGAACTTTTGATGTGGCATCTAAGGGAGGAGGTAAATAGTAAAAGCTTGAACTTTTGATGTGGCATCTAAGGGAGGAGGTACCATGCATGAATATCATAAAAAATTCACTTACAAGTTTTTGTGTCTATTGGAGGAATACTGCAGAATATAACTTTTCAACCTGCTAATATTAGATTGGTGACACAACACAACGTCATGTAACTCAATCTGTGATTTGTaataagagagaaaagagaggaaggatAATATTAAAGTATTGACTTAGCTGATAGATTATTCTATCTTTaccatattaaataaaatattaaatctaAATAGCCTATGTCAACTGGTGATAGGAATATATCATTCATCTTGATACAAAAGATTAAGTTGCAGAATGGAtgccctagatcaacatcagtatgCTCTTGTTGGGAAATAAGATCAGCCAATTTGAATCTAGGAGTGTTTTTTTTGTCGTGATCTAGAAGTCAAAAGTGGCAATCATTCTGAAGTTTCATCTAAGCCTATAAACCCTTTTATTATCCCATGATACTACATCTAGGACTAAACTATGGTGCCGCATCCAATACTGATATTTCTGCAGTAAAGTAATTATTTTTGGGGAATGACTTTATTAAGGTTGATGAGAAATTTTGTTTCAGGAAgccaaataattttatttaattgaacTAATA includes these proteins:
- the LOC122033111 gene encoding F-box protein At5g67140-like — translated: MEAEMETGSEIEWLPVDLLAYIFSLALSFRDLARASGVCRKWRRGVAESLARKERLSFAGWKVDDESASRVVQASYNIKELDISRSCWGCQITDEGLHKISQTKCVGNLLSISMWGMTGITDKGVIQLVTRANSLQHLNVGGTFITNESLYAVANSCPHVKTIVLWSCRHVTEQGLTMLVKKCRKLESINVWGMRLSVDCFVSLLAISPALKIKPITQQLGVWPVA